The sequence AGGCGAAGCTGAAGACCAAAAAGCACTCGCGAAAATGTTCCAGTGCAGTGAAGCTTTGGTCAGTGGCGCATTAAAAGCGGCCGCTCTGCCGCTTGAATTGCTACAAGCTTACCCAAATGTAAGCGACCTTGGCCGTCCGACTATTGTTAAGCTACACAAACAATTCAGCGCTCTTACTAGTGAGCAGCAACAAACATTACTGACCAAGTGTGATGCTTCTGAAGGTTTTGTGTGGCAGCGTAGCGAAGCTCAAGGTGTCACTCGTTTAACAAAAGACGTTACAGAGACTTTAGAAGGCTGGGTTCTTGAATTGGCACCAGCACCTGCGAAGAAAGCGTCTCCAAAAGTTGAATTTATTAAAGGCCGAGCGTCATATAGCCGTAAGGGTTCAAACTTGGCGTTGAACCTTAAGAAAGTTGATGATGCAACAATGCAAGAAATCCTCGCGTTCGTTCAATCTAAGCTCGACTAAGTCGACGACTTTTCATTACTCTTCTAAAGCCGCTTTATGCGGCTTTTTATTTGGCTGTGATAAACTGTGTTTAGATGAATCTGGACGCTAACTATGACAAACCCAAGCAACACTTTTCTGCATACACTTTTTAATATTGCCCAACACAATGGTCACCGTTACGGCGTGGTCTTTGATGGCGACTTTAATTGGCAAAACTCTGCTGTTTTTACCTTCCTTCAAAATTCATACACTCCGAGCATCTTCCAGATTGGCGGTACTCCATTTGAAGGTGTGATCCATGCTCCAGTCAAAAAAGGGCAACAACTGCTGGGTCGTGAGTGCCAAGTTCTTGTTTGTGATTTTAGAGAGCAGTTTGATGCGAATGGCTTTAGCGCTGCACTAGGTTCGTTAGTCGGTGGCGGACTGATGCTGGTGTTGCCGCCAAAAGTTGATGACTCCGAAGATAGCGCGAGCTTTGGCCAACGTTGGTTAAAGGGGCATTTCGATAAGCTTATTTCTGTTTCACAAAGCAATGAAGCTGACGATATTGTTCAAGCAACTAACGCACTTCCTCTGAAGAAAGACTTTGAAAATGGTTTGGACAAATTTGACCAGCAAAATCTGGCTGTTGCGTTAGTTAAAAAAGTGGTGTTTGGTCATCGCAAGCGTCCTTTGATCATCACTGCTGATAGAGGGCGTGGTAAAAGCTCGACATTGGGTATTGCGGCCGCACAACTTTTGGTTGAGCGTGTTGGGTTAAATATCATTGTGACAGCGCCTTCAGTAAAGGCCATTGAGCCGGTTTTTTTCCATGCGGGTCAGCGACTCAAATCCAACGAAATGATTAACGCTACTCACTTTCGCTATCAAGGCGGAAGTTTAAGGTTCATCGCTCCAGATGAATTACTTAAGTCTAAGCCTGATTGTGATTTGCTATTAGTCGATGAAGCGGCTGCAATTCCAATCCCGATGATCAAATCTATGGTTGGCATTTATCATCGTATGGTTTTTTCAACCACCGTTCACGGATACGAGGGCAGTGGACGAGGTTTTGGTATCAAGTTTGAATCTTGGCTTTCAGAGCATCGTCCGGGGTGGAAAGGCTTTAAGCTTGAACAACCGATTCGTTGGAATCAAAACGATCCGCTAGAGGCTTGGTTGTTTGATTGCTTTCTACTTGGTAATAACGCATCACTAAATGACTCGGCGGTTAATGAATTAAATGGCTTTTCCGCTGATGCAATTAACCAATTAACTCTGGTCGAGTTATCAAAAGCAGAATGCTTGGCTAATCCTGATCAGCTACAACAATGTTTTTCCCTTCTTGTGGATGCTCATTATCAGACGTCACCAAACGATTTAATGCAGTTCTTAAATAACCCCGCAATCCACCTGTATGCAGCTTGGCATCAAAATGAATGTGTGGGCTGTATGTTGGTAACTGAAGAGGGCGGGTTGGATTGCGATCTGATTGCTCAGATTCAACTTGGAAAACGAAGACCTCAAGGTCACCTGGCTCCAGTATTACTCGCAAACCAATTGGGTTGTACACAAGCGGCGACCAGTCGTTGTCTTCGAATCATGCGTATTGCCGTTTCAACTCGTCATCAAGGTCTGGGAATTGGTCGCTGGATGTTGGGGCAGTTGTCAAAGAAAACTAATCAGGCGGATTACTTAGCAACGAGCTTTGGCGCGACCAGTGAATTGATATCTTTCTGGCGTGGCAGTGAGTTTAACGCTTTGCATATTGGCCACCAGCGCGATCAAGCAAGTGGCTGTCACTCAGTGTTGATGGTTAAGCCACTTAACGAACAGACTCAGAACTGGACTTATCATCTCGAAAGTCATTTTGAGCGTAGTTTCTGTTTCCTCGCTTCTGGTTCTCTGGCTTCTCTTGAAACGGATATGGTGCGTTCATTACTACCCAAACATTCGGAATCTGTCAGCGAATTTGAACTGCAGTTAGTTAAAAATTATGTTGATGGCGGTAACAGTTACGATGCTGTTGGGTTCAGTATCTTGAAGTTAATACTGCTCAGTCACACTCGACATGCTGAGAATTTTCAAACTCACTCTTTGTTTCAAACTCACTCTCTGTCTCATAATAACTCTCAGCCTCAAAATCAGTCACTGTCTCAAGCTCAATCTTGCGTAGTTCTAGGAGCGGGTATTTCTGACTTACTTATCGCGAAGGTAGTGCAGCAAAAAGAGTGGGGGATTTGTGTTGATCAGTTTGACCTTGTTGGACGAAAGCAAATTGAGCTACAGTTTAGAAAAGACGTTGAAGCCTTATTATTAAATTTACAGTGTAAATAGGCAGGCCAATGATTGTTACCAAATTTGGAACTGCAGATCATATTTAGAACTGCTAATTAGATTTACAGTGTAAATTAGAATCCCGGATTTACACTGTAAACTGAAGCGCTGATTGTCGAAATCTAAGTAATTCCAATTAGCCAATCGTTATGTAGATTTCCCCTTTGTTGAGCATGTCCACCATGACGCTTCCGATATCAATTCTACCAATCTAATTGTCGCCGTTGTTTGGAAGCAATGATTTCGGATTATCACATTCATCCCGAATAATTTGGTGATGAGCTCCGTCGCTGTATTGCGATCTTATACTCGTACCCAATACTCATGGTTTGAAAAAATCGTGAAAGAATCTTTTTTGTAAAGGTGAAGTAGAACTTAGAATTGGTCAGTCTTATTTATGAGTCCCTTTGCAACATCGAAAGTAAGTGATGTGACGCTGATTATTATACTGTAGTGATTCTAAGCACTGAGCGAATTATATAGACTGCATAACAACAGAGTTATTAAGGGTACACAATTCGAATGTGGGATAGCATCGTTACATTGTCGGAAGATAAGAAGCAAGTAATGGCATGTCTGCCGTCTGGGTTCGTGGTCAACGCAAGCTTTGACAATAAGACATTGCCAACAACCTTAGAAGCTTTGAACGCATCAAACTATTTTATTTTCGAAGAAGAGATACTGCGTTTTGTCACTCTTGCCAAAGAAGGTAAGGGAGAAGCTTATAAAGGAATATTGATTGCTGAAGTTCGTAATTCCAGTGTTGCGGTTGAACTGTCTGATGATGAGATGCTTGCAAGTCTTGTGGTGACCGGGGCATATAATGGGCAGGCATTACGAGGCAGCGATATCATTCATTGCTTGGCTCAAGCTCACATAACGAAAGGAATTAACAAGCTAGCACTTAGAAAAGTCTTAATGATGAGTAGCAAGCTTAAGCCGGGTGAAAAGTTTACTCAGCCAGTAGCCAAAGGTTCTCCACCGGTCAAGGGGAAAGATGCCAAGTTTTCGGCGTTAGTCGAAGATATTACTAACCAAGTATTAAAGCCTCGCAGTAAAGATGAAGGCAAGATCGACATGCGAGATCTCGGAGAAACCATTACCGTTGGTCAGAATGACCCATTAATGAAACGTACTCCTGCCACCAAAGGTATTGCGGGCTTTACAGTTCAAGGTCGAATTATCCCCCCCCTTCCTGGACAAGACAGTTTGATCAAGCCAGGCAAAGGCACCCACATTTCCCCTGATGACCCCAACTTATTGCTCTCTTCATCCTCTGGACTTCCCATCATCAAAGAGCGAAGTATTGAGGTGGATGACGCCTTGTGTGTTAGTAATGTCGATGTGTCTACCGGGCACGTTAAATTCAAAGGCAATGTGTTTGTCTCTGGAAATATAGAACCTGGAATGATCGTTAAAGCGACCGGAAGTATTACCGTTGGTGGTTTTATTGAATCTGCAGAAGTTCAGGCTCAGGGAGACATAAAAGTCGCGAAAGGAATTATTGGTCA comes from Vibrio syngnathi and encodes:
- a CDS encoding FapA family protein; protein product: MWDSIVTLSEDKKQVMACLPSGFVVNASFDNKTLPTTLEALNASNYFIFEEEILRFVTLAKEGKGEAYKGILIAEVRNSSVAVELSDDEMLASLVVTGAYNGQALRGSDIIHCLAQAHITKGINKLALRKVLMMSSKLKPGEKFTQPVAKGSPPVKGKDAKFSALVEDITNQVLKPRSKDEGKIDMRDLGETITVGQNDPLMKRTPATKGIAGFTVQGRIIPPLPGQDSLIKPGKGTHISPDDPNLLLSSSSGLPIIKERSIEVDDALCVSNVDVSTGHVKFKGNVFVSGNIEPGMIVKATGSITVGGFIESAEVQAQGDIKVAKGIIGHTTKEDEPKSCKVLSKGSITASYAQNTELQTANDILLNLHSMSNDIRCGNNLIVMDTLKKHGTLSGGEAKVGGKVECVFLGVEGDTATKVHGFARYDGYQKKIAQLKEIYKHAQEQTMDVIRQELEFKKRPKAERSEEKALEIEQQREKNNQAIENTKSQLDTLEAEFETNLAECTVEAHEKVYTRVSVLFGDEMVTTKRTHGGSVFSFNQYEIQCSFKMEKEDLSL